The DNA region TTTCATGTGAACACCTACCAGGCTACCAGTTTCTGGGGCACGTATAAGCCGCCATCTCTGTTTAGCCTTAGCATCGCCAAATTAAAAGCAAAAGCCCAATCCTCCATTTTTTTTGTTGTTTTAGTTTATTCCATGACAACCAATGCATCTTATACTTATCTTGACTCCACTAATAACGACATATCACCTAGTTTTTTTCACATTGATCGCAAAAGCATTTTATGAGATCATGACGTAGCATACACTCTTGGATGCCCTCCGGTTTCATGAGATTTTGCTATCTAATGGTGCACCTCTACTTAGTTAAGTAGTGATCAGTTTTTATTTTCTCTCAATTTCCTCCTAGCTTTTCCTTTCTGAACAACTTACTTCGCACATCCTTTTATTTTAGGGTTTTTTTACTCTCATGAGTCATGTCTACTTTTACTGGCTCTACATTTTTTTACTTATTTATTTTGTTGATCAATTTTAATTGATTGAACACTTCTACAAGAAATTGGTTCAGTTATTTTCATCGAAAATGTCGAATTAACTTTTTTAGTGGGGCCATGCCATGTTGGGACTTGGGAGGAGCAAGGCCGGAGGGTTGACGACGGTTGGTGCTGCACCACCCCAAATAGCGTCCCCACCTTGAACCCTTCAACGCCCTCCAAAAACGAACTCCGCACTTTCCAGTTTCCACGCGCTAGCTTCCCCAGCTGCTGCCCAACGACCTCCGGGCGGTCGCGCCATGGACCGCGGcgccacggccacgccgcggcagCCAGCCCCAGCGGCGACGAAGGAGTCCAGGGCCAAGATGATGGCCGAGCTGGACTCGCCGCTGCACGCCCTCGGGTTCGAGATGGAGGAGCTCTCCCCGTCGGGGCTCGCCGGGCGCCTCCTCGTGACGCCCACCTGCTGCCAGCCGTTCAAGGTGCTGCACGGCGGCGTGTCGGCGCTGGTGGCGGAGGCGCTGGCGAGCATGGGCGCGCACATGGCGGCCGGGTACCGCCGCGTGGCCGGGATGCAGCTCAGCATCAACCACTTCCGCAGCGCCGCCCTCGGCGACACCGTCCTCGCGCGGGCCGCCCCCGTCCACGTCGGCCGCTCTACCCAGGTTCGGTTCGCTCGCTCCGATCCTCCTCGGTCGCTTCCCATCCCGATCGAGCACTCGCCTCGCTAGCTACCATGGCCTGCGCGATCTCGGTTGACCACTGTTCATCCGACCCACTTACCCAAGTGGTTAATTTCTTAACCTGTGTTACTAATTTTAACCTCACCGAGGCAGCTTGCGCGATCCACCCGTGTTCCCCGCTACTGGTCCGGAGCTTGGTCAGCGGCCTGCGCGCGGTGCCGACGGATCGCGTGGATCCCATTCGATTTGATTAGTGGTGGTAATGCGCTGCTACTGTTCGCTTCTGTTTCTGACGCGGCTACGCGAGCGATTGGAACTTCCTTGCATTTTCGTTGGTCGTCCACCGACGAGTAGCTGTCCTGCCCATCCAGCAATAATACGATCCTTTTTCACTTTCAACTAGTGAAGTGGCTAGTCTTAGATTAGGCTCATGCTCTAGCTAGCGACAGGACACGGCATGATATATGTTTTCTTTCTGACTAACACCGAATGATATGTTTTtttaagattaaggaaagtccGGCCTCGACGTCTTACAAGCGAGAGTCCATAGCCAAAACAAGAAATGCAACACGCAGGCTGCTTAGCCAACGCTACACCGAACCACAGAACAAAGCTGAAAACGAGTTCCGAAAACATGACATGCAACTCCTAGAACGCAGCTCTATTTCTGAAATTCcacaccccccccccaccccccaatGGAGAACAGCTCCAACATTAGGCCTTCAATCTGCCGACAACTGCTTTTCAAACGAGTCTGCTCTTCTTCTTTAGATAGCTGCGATCAAAATCTTGCCCAGTGCGTCCCCCTGAATACAACCTGCAAGTATGAGT from Panicum hallii strain FIL2 chromosome 9, PHallii_v3.1, whole genome shotgun sequence includes:
- the LOC112873918 gene encoding 1,4-dihydroxy-2-naphthoyl-CoA thioesterase 1-like yields the protein MDRGATATPRQPAPAATKESRAKMMAELDSPLHALGFEMEELSPSGLAGRLLVTPTCCQPFKVLHGGVSALVAEALASMGAHMAAGYRRVAGMQLSINHFRSAALGDTVLARAAPVHVGRSTQVWEVKLWKMDPSTGEKGLQIAESRVTLLSNLPSQEEHKNAGDALKKYASKL